The Thermodesulfobacteriota bacterium nucleotide sequence ACTATTCGCATGTTTTTGAATAAATATAGTTGGATTAGAAAAACTAATTATAGACAATGCCCATGAGGAAGCAGGGTGAGCCCTACTCCCTCACGGTTTAATTTCTGATTAAAATACTATCCTTCTAAAATAAATGTGATTTTTATATGAGCTCTATACTCGGCTACCTGTCCATCTTCACCAATAGAAGCATTCATTTTAGTTACTTCAATTCCAGTAAG carries:
- a CDS encoding dodecin family protein is translated as MAVARITEIIGSSEKSWDDAVQNALDRANQTLRGLTGIEVTKMNASIGEDGQVAEYRAHIKITFILEG